From the Deinococcus ruber genome, the window TCGTTCGTCACCTGCTGCCCGCGCCCGATCCGGCCCAGCGACCCGAACTTCAGCTTCTGTACCGCATGCTGCTCGATTATCCCGAGCGCGGCGGCAAAGGCATTCGCAGCGAACTGCTGCTGCTGTCGGCGCAGGCATACGGCGTGCAGCCGGGCAGCGCCGCCTGGAACCGGGCGCTGTGGCTGGCGGTCACGCTGGAACTGTTTCAGAACTGGGTGCTGATCCACGACGACATCGCCGACGATTCCGAGGAGCGCCGTGGTCAGCCCGCGCTGCACCGCACCTACGGCGTGCCGCTGGCGCTGAATGCCGGAGACGCTCTGCACGCCTACATGTGGGAAGCCCTGCTGAATGCCGATCTGCCTGCCGCCTACCCCGAGATTCTGAACATGATCCACCGCACCGCCGAGGGGCAGCACCTCGATCTGGCGTGGATGGAACACCGCGAATGGAACCTGACGCCCGCCGATTATCTGGAGATGGTGCAGCTCAAGACCGCGTATTACACGGTGGTCGTGCCGCTGCGCCTGGGGGCGCTGGCAGGCGGATACGCGCCGCCGTCCGAGTTCGGGGCGGCAGGCACGGCGCTGGGGGCCGCCTTCCAGATCCGCGACGACGTACTGAATCTGATCGGTGACGCCCAGCTCTACGGCAAGGAAATCGGCGGCGATCTGCTGGAGGGCAAGCGCACCCTGATTCTGCTGCGCTGGCTGGAAGACGCCCCGGCAGATCAGCGGGCCATCTTCCTGGCTCAGATGAACCTGCCCAGGAGTGAAAAAAATACGGCAGCCATGACCGACCTGCTCGGCTGGCTGAAGGAGAGCGGCGCGGTGGCCTACGCCCAACAGGTTGCCGACGAACACGCCGGGCGAGGGCTGGCGCTGCTGACACGGGCATTGGAAGGCGCA encodes:
- a CDS encoding polyprenyl synthetase family protein, encoding MRPDLAALVRHLLPAPDPAQRPELQLLYRMLLDYPERGGKGIRSELLLLSAQAYGVQPGSAAWNRALWLAVTLELFQNWVLIHDDIADDSEERRGQPALHRTYGVPLALNAGDALHAYMWEALLNADLPAAYPEILNMIHRTAEGQHLDLAWMEHREWNLTPADYLEMVQLKTAYYTVVVPLRLGALAGGYAPPSEFGAAGTALGAAFQIRDDVLNLIGDAQLYGKEIGGDLLEGKRTLILLRWLEDAPADQRAIFLAQMNLPRSEKNTAAMTDLLGWLKESGAVAYAQQVADEHAGRGLALLTRALEGAPEQQAGAQILALVSGLARREA